One region of Culex pipiens pallens isolate TS chromosome 2, TS_CPP_V2, whole genome shotgun sequence genomic DNA includes:
- the LOC120420147 gene encoding protein gustavus isoform X1, with the protein MELARKRYKSSRGPVLRSSERRRPQSISSSTSTLLPRVVLNRIDPREFERIRVSYKVAIRSTRSSRSSSSVHPGMNMGQKISGGVKTVSSRDQPSPFIPKIPRELAAHFQRPPRLDLLLDMPPVARETQVKYSWNSEDRSLNVFVKEDDKMTFHRHPVAQSTDCIRGKVGFTKGLHVWEVFWSTRQRGTHAVIGVATSEAPLHSVGYQSLVGSNDQSWGWDLGRNMLYHNSKTCPGVTYPAILKPDETFLVPDKFLVALDMDEGTLSFIVDGQYLGVAFRGLKGRKLYPIVSAVWGHCEITMKYIGGLDPEPLPLMDLCRRVIRQKIGRTHLEERIEQLQLPQSMKTYLLYRDRR; encoded by the exons ATACAAAAGTAGCCGGGGTCCGGTGCTAAGGTCAAGCGAACGTCGCCGTCCACAGAGTATATCGTCATCCACCTCCACACTGCTGCCCCGCGTGGTGCTAAATCGTATCGATCCCCGGGAGTTTGAGCGTATCCGCGTGTCGTACAAGGTTGCCATCCGGAGCACGCGCAGCAGTCGGTCCAGCAGTAGTGTTCACCCTGGTATGAACATGGGCCAAAAGATCAGCGGAGGTGTCAAAACGGTCAGCAGCCGCGACCAACCATCGCCATTCATTCCGAAGATCCCCCGGGAACTGGCCGCACACTTCCAGCGGCCGCCACGTCTCGATCTCCTGCTCGACATGCCGCCGGTGGCGCGGGAAACACAGGTCAAGTACTCGTGGAACTCGGAGGACCGCTCGCTGAACGTGTTCGTGAAGGAGGACGACAAGATGACATTCCACCGGCATCCGGTGGCGCAGAGCACAGACTGTATACGGGGCAAGGTCGGCTTCACGAAGGGCCTCCACGTGTGGGAGGTGTTCTGGTCGACGCGGCAACGCGGAACGCATGCTGTGATCGGGGTGGCCACATCCGAGGCCCCCCTGCACTCCGTAGGTTATCAAAGTCTGGTCGGCTCCAACGACCAGAGCTGGGGCTGGGACCTCGGGCGCAATATGCTGTACCACAACTCGAAAACCTGCCCCGGCGTCACGTACCCCGCGATACTTAAGCCCGACGAGACCTTCCTAGTGCCGGACAAATTCCTAGTAGCGTTAGACATGGACGAGGGCACGCTCAGCTTCATCGTCGACGGCCAGTATCTGGGGGTGGCCTTCCGGGGGCTCAAGGGCCGGAAGCTGTACCCGATCGTGTCCGCCGTCTGGGGGCACTGCGAGATCACAATGAAGTACATCGGTGGCCTCGATC CCGAACCGCTGCCACTGATGGACCTGTGCCGGCGCGTCATCCGCCAGAAGATCGGCCGAACGCACCTGGAGGAGCGCATCGAGCAGCTGCAGCTGCCACAGTCGATGAAAACCTACCTGCTGTACCGGGACCGGAGATAA
- the LOC120420147 gene encoding protein gustavus isoform X2, protein MNMGQKISGGVKTVSSRDQPSPFIPKIPRELAAHFQRPPRLDLLLDMPPVARETQVKYSWNSEDRSLNVFVKEDDKMTFHRHPVAQSTDCIRGKVGFTKGLHVWEVFWSTRQRGTHAVIGVATSEAPLHSVGYQSLVGSNDQSWGWDLGRNMLYHNSKTCPGVTYPAILKPDETFLVPDKFLVALDMDEGTLSFIVDGQYLGVAFRGLKGRKLYPIVSAVWGHCEITMKYIGGLDPEPLPLMDLCRRVIRQKIGRTHLEERIEQLQLPQSMKTYLLYRDRR, encoded by the exons ATGAACATGGGCCAAAAGATCAGCGGAGGTGTCAAAACGGTCAGCAGCCGCGACCAACCATCGCCATTCATTCCGAAGATCCCCCGGGAACTGGCCGCACACTTCCAGCGGCCGCCACGTCTCGATCTCCTGCTCGACATGCCGCCGGTGGCGCGGGAAACACAGGTCAAGTACTCGTGGAACTCGGAGGACCGCTCGCTGAACGTGTTCGTGAAGGAGGACGACAAGATGACATTCCACCGGCATCCGGTGGCGCAGAGCACAGACTGTATACGGGGCAAGGTCGGCTTCACGAAGGGCCTCCACGTGTGGGAGGTGTTCTGGTCGACGCGGCAACGCGGAACGCATGCTGTGATCGGGGTGGCCACATCCGAGGCCCCCCTGCACTCCGTAGGTTATCAAAGTCTGGTCGGCTCCAACGACCAGAGCTGGGGCTGGGACCTCGGGCGCAATATGCTGTACCACAACTCGAAAACCTGCCCCGGCGTCACGTACCCCGCGATACTTAAGCCCGACGAGACCTTCCTAGTGCCGGACAAATTCCTAGTAGCGTTAGACATGGACGAGGGCACGCTCAGCTTCATCGTCGACGGCCAGTATCTGGGGGTGGCCTTCCGGGGGCTCAAGGGCCGGAAGCTGTACCCGATCGTGTCCGCCGTCTGGGGGCACTGCGAGATCACAATGAAGTACATCGGTGGCCTCGATC CCGAACCGCTGCCACTGATGGACCTGTGCCGGCGCGTCATCCGCCAGAAGATCGGCCGAACGCACCTGGAGGAGCGCATCGAGCAGCTGCAGCTGCCACAGTCGATGAAAACCTACCTGCTGTACCGGGACCGGAGATAA